The Parcubacteria group bacterium genome has a window encoding:
- a CDS encoding AAA family ATPase, with protein MSRSTLIIVSGLPGTGKTTLSKRISDQFVLPLVSMDAVKETMWDTMGHKFDFEFSDKIGRTAFELVFYYINEALSKGVSLVVEAHFSPKRNNERINKLKEMYDVNLLQIHCDCETEPLRKRFKERMKKDSYHKGHKHTIDLYGEERILHSLGIKDKRLDINGVTYDLDTTNPEAINYEKLFGFIKEHIK; from the coding sequence ATGAGTAGAAGCACCCTGATCATTGTATCCGGTCTTCCCGGGACGGGAAAAACAACTTTGTCCAAAAGGATCTCTGATCAATTCGTCTTGCCTTTGGTTAGTATGGATGCAGTCAAAGAAACGATGTGGGATACCATGGGACATAAATTTGATTTTGAATTCAGTGACAAGATCGGTCGAACGGCATTTGAATTGGTGTTTTATTATATCAATGAAGCTTTGTCTAAGGGCGTCTCTTTGGTGGTCGAGGCACATTTTAGTCCGAAAAGAAATAATGAAAGAATAAACAAATTAAAAGAAATGTATGATGTCAATCTCTTGCAGATCCATTGTGACTGCGAAACAGAACCTTTGCGAAAAAGATTCAAAGAACGAATGAAAAAGGACAGCTATCATAAAGGACATAAGCACACCATAGATCTTTATGGGGAAGAGAGAATCTTGCATAGTTTGGGAATAAAAGACAAACGATTGGATATCAATGGCGTTACGTATGACCTTGACACTACAAATCCGGAAGCAATCAATTATGAGAAATTATTTGGGTTTATAAAAGAACATATAAAATAG
- a CDS encoding glycosyltransferase family 4 protein, producing the protein MSTLSDKDLRILFISRAYPPVFGGIENQNYGIAHALKDITPTTILANTKGKKFLPFFLPYALCKMLFLLPRHDAVLFGDGVLSPLGRIAHIFYPHKKFISIVHGLDITYAQKNSLLGKVYRTVNIPALRHMDKLIAVGTHTITEAVRFEIDRDRCTFIPNGIDPQEYFFTHTREELAQLLHTDLTDKKVILRMGRFVPHKGVAWFLDQVMPFLPRDIIFVAMGGAVSNTTAGDDNVLPLAQKMVEKHNLHDRVFLLPNRPDAEKIILFNTVDLVISPNIDIPGSMEGFGINAVETATCERVVIASNFQGLKDAVHDGKNGFLIEHENAQMWIKKIIEVLSDDFDRESFGKNARLYTIEHFSWEKIAQKYLDVLKNL; encoded by the coding sequence ATGTCTACATTATCCGATAAGGATTTGCGCATCTTATTCATCTCACGCGCGTATCCACCGGTATTTGGCGGGATCGAAAATCAAAACTACGGCATCGCGCACGCATTAAAGGATATCACGCCGACCACGATCCTCGCCAACACAAAAGGCAAGAAATTTTTGCCATTCTTTTTGCCGTATGCACTGTGCAAAATGCTTTTTCTCCTGCCACGACATGACGCGGTGCTTTTTGGCGATGGTGTATTATCCCCGCTCGGTCGCATCGCACACATATTTTATCCGCACAAAAAATTTATCTCCATCGTGCACGGACTTGATATCACCTATGCGCAAAAGAACTCTCTCCTCGGCAAAGTCTATCGCACCGTCAACATCCCCGCATTGCGCCACATGGACAAACTGATCGCCGTCGGCACGCACACGATCACGGAGGCTGTACGATTTGAGATCGACAGAGACAGATGCACATTCATCCCAAACGGCATTGACCCACAGGAGTATTTCTTCACCCATACGCGCGAAGAATTGGCACAATTATTACATACCGACCTCACAGACAAAAAAGTGATCTTGCGCATGGGTCGTTTTGTGCCACACAAAGGCGTTGCATGGTTTTTGGATCAGGTGATGCCATTTCTCCCGCGAGATATCATCTTTGTCGCAATGGGTGGCGCTGTATCAAACACAACCGCCGGCGATGACAATGTCCTCCCGCTTGCGCAAAAAATGGTAGAAAAGCACAACCTCCATGATCGCGTCTTTCTCCTCCCCAATCGTCCAGACGCGGAGAAGATCATCCTCTTCAACACCGTCGATCTCGTCATCTCTCCCAATATTGACATCCCGGGATCTATGGAAGGCTTTGGCATCAATGCCGTCGAAACCGCCACATGCGAACGTGTCGTCATCGCATCAAATTTTCAAGGACTCAAAGATGCCGTCCACGATGGCAAAAACGGCTTTCTCATCGAACACGAGAATGCGCAGATGTGGATTAAAAAGATCATCGAAGTTCTCTCAGATGATTTCGATCGAGAGTCTTTTGGCAAAAATGCACGTCTCTATACCATTGAACATTTTAGCTGGGAAAAGATCGCCCAAAAATATCTCGATGTTCTGAAAAATTTATAA
- a CDS encoding HIT domain-containing protein has protein sequence MGCPFCDVVNISKIVLFQTDFAIAIMNLYPVTRGHLLVVPKLHVSSLSELGYSSCCDLITSIQKVTNIVKMHLKPEGVNVFLNEGKIAGQTLEHLHVHVVPRYIDDNLRNFERMNSERILLSENDSARLREIFGQ, from the coding sequence ATGGGCTGTCCATTTTGTGATGTAGTCAATATTAGTAAAATTGTGCTTTTCCAGACGGATTTTGCAATTGCGATCATGAATCTTTACCCTGTGACACGAGGACATTTGCTCGTAGTGCCGAAGTTGCATGTGAGTTCTCTATCTGAATTGGGATATTCCTCTTGTTGTGATTTGATCACATCAATACAAAAGGTGACAAATATCGTTAAAATGCATTTAAAACCTGAGGGTGTAAATGTTTTTTTGAACGAAGGGAAAATCGCCGGACAAACTCTCGAGCATTTACATGTCCATGTTGTTCCAAGATATATTGATGATAATCTAAGAAATTTTGAGAGAATGAATTCTGAGCGCATCCTATTGTCAGAAAATGATAGTGCTAGGCTTAGAGAGATTTTTGGTCAATAA
- the murF gene encoding UDP-N-acetylmuramoyl-tripeptide--D-alanyl-D-alanine ligase, with product MILKNLIYILQSENYDCKRFLNFAYTHPLWWQLEKRQKIVWTTKASVLWIITVMLFWGVFIMPLYIYALQWLFILPILIIILPIILCMALFVMKPCDTLVKYARKNKAKRIIARSNLITIGITGSYGKTSTKEILSTILAEKYTVLKTPENINTDIGIADFIIKNKDALAKYDVFVIEMGAHHTGEIATICHIVQPQYSILTGINQSHIERFGSIEKITQTKFELPQNTSGLSVLNIDDAIIKQNVQRFSLKNTLTVSLTEAQNICAKENFGGWNFSWHGTPFHTILLAEHNVTLILLCLHLAQELSLSLEDMQRGVSKIEHIPHRLQPIHNTTTDIMVIDDSYNGNINGIQSGIAVLGRATGRKVVLTPGLVELGSYAKTVHNTIGELYAKNVDLVLLIENTATQYIIDSLKKNGFTNYKIYPTTQAAHDDLQNVLRRGDTIIFQNDLTDNYF from the coding sequence ATGATCCTCAAAAACCTCATTTACATCCTCCAAAGCGAAAACTACGACTGTAAGCGGTTTTTGAATTTTGCATACACACATCCATTGTGGTGGCAGTTGGAAAAAAGACAAAAAATCGTTTGGACGACAAAAGCCTCTGTTTTGTGGATCATAACAGTCATGCTCTTTTGGGGTGTATTCATCATGCCACTATACATTTACGCACTGCAATGGCTTTTTATCCTCCCCATTCTCATCATCATACTGCCGATCATTCTTTGCATGGCACTTTTTGTCATGAAGCCATGTGACACACTAGTGAAATATGCAAGAAAAAACAAGGCAAAGCGCATCATTGCACGAAGCAATCTCATCACGATCGGCATCACAGGAAGCTATGGCAAAACCAGCACAAAAGAAATTCTATCAACGATCCTTGCAGAAAAATACACCGTATTGAAAACACCGGAAAATATCAATACCGACATCGGGATTGCCGACTTTATCATAAAAAACAAAGACGCTCTCGCAAAATACGATGTGTTTGTCATCGAGATGGGAGCGCATCACACTGGAGAAATTGCGACGATCTGCCACATAGTCCAACCGCAATATTCTATTCTCACCGGCATCAATCAATCCCACATCGAACGATTTGGCAGTATCGAAAAGATCACTCAAACGAAATTCGAGTTACCACAAAACACGAGCGGTCTCTCCGTGCTAAACATTGATGATGCGATCATAAAACAAAACGTTCAACGCTTTTCTCTCAAAAATACTCTCACCGTTTCCCTTACAGAAGCACAAAACATTTGCGCAAAAGAAAACTTTGGCGGTTGGAATTTCTCGTGGCATGGTACGCCATTTCACACAATCCTCCTCGCAGAACACAACGTCACGTTGATCCTTTTATGCCTCCATCTCGCGCAAGAACTCTCACTATCACTCGAAGATATGCAACGCGGTGTATCCAAGATCGAACACATTCCTCACAGATTGCAACCGATCCACAACACCACAACCGATATCATGGTTATCGATGACAGTTACAATGGAAATATCAATGGCATCCAGAGCGGAATTGCTGTTTTGGGCAGAGCAACTGGGAGAAAAGTGGTGTTGACGCCGGGACTTGTCGAGCTTGGCTCGTATGCCAAAACAGTGCATAATACTATTGGAGAGCTTTATGCAAAAAATGTCGACCTCGTACTGCTGATCGAAAACACAGCAACACAATACATCATCGACAGTTTGAAAAAAAACGGATTTACAAATTACAAAATATATCCCACAACACAGGCCGCCCACGATGACCTGCAAAATGTGCTCCGTCGTGGCGACACGATCATTTTTCAAAATGACCTCACTGATAATTATTTTTAA
- a CDS encoding L-threonylcarbamoyladenylate synthase, translated as MIFLEKGEILKNREFYINEIKNGKVFIYPTDTLLGLGADATNKKSVQRIFSIKNRRKKPLLVIAPSFQWIKDSCVISSSNLLMLKEKLPGPYSFILTLKNNNAIDALVNAGKDSIGIRMPDCWFTDLVCQSGVPFVTTSVNVSGQVSMLKIADIPQSMVDQVDYVVDDEASLSGVASTIIDIRGEEKVLR; from the coding sequence ATGATTTTTTTAGAAAAAGGCGAGATTTTGAAAAATAGAGAGTTCTATATTAATGAAATAAAGAATGGCAAGGTTTTTATATATCCTACTGATACGTTGTTAGGACTTGGGGCTGATGCTACAAATAAGAAAAGTGTGCAGAGGATTTTTTCTATCAAAAATCGCCGGAAAAAACCATTACTTGTTATTGCGCCGTCATTTCAGTGGATCAAAGATTCCTGTGTTATTTCATCATCCAATCTTTTGATGTTGAAAGAAAAACTTCCTGGGCCATATTCTTTTATTTTGACACTGAAAAATAATAATGCTATTGATGCGTTGGTAAACGCTGGGAAAGATAGTATAGGGATCAGGATGCCGGACTGTTGGTTTACGGATCTCGTTTGTCAATCAGGTGTTCCGTTCGTGACAACTTCTGTAAATGTATCCGGACAAGTTTCCATGCTAAAAATAGCTGATATTCCACAGTCTATGGTGGATCAGGTTGATTATGTAGTTGATGATGAAGCATCATTAAGCGGGGTGGCTAGTACGATCATTGATATAAGAGGAGAGGAAAAAGTGTTGCGCTAA
- a CDS encoding alpha/beta hydrolase, which produces MLNKRQIIINGMCATYYHTENFDPQDTLLFLHGWQSQASHFAKTLQKCPNAIAVDLPGFGESDTPSTAWSLDDYVDFVAHFIEKLQITNPIIAGHSFGGSIGIVYCARGNLVKKLILIGSAGIRKKNIKKYGFYIIAKIFKIPFALPGMRTLRNSVRKWFYKKIDSEDYLHAGVLTETYQKIITDDLTQRLQKITVPTVLIWGENDTETPLENGKLMERLIKNSQLHVIPHAGHYVFIDNSDAFDDLFLTAIV; this is translated from the coding sequence ATGCTTAACAAGCGACAAATCATCATTAATGGTATGTGTGCAACCTACTATCACACAGAAAACTTTGATCCGCAAGATACATTGCTCTTTCTCCATGGGTGGCAATCACAAGCATCACACTTCGCCAAGACGCTCCAAAAATGTCCCAATGCGATCGCAGTCGATCTGCCGGGATTTGGCGAGAGTGACACGCCATCCACAGCATGGTCGCTGGATGACTATGTCGATTTTGTTGCACATTTCATAGAGAAATTGCAGATCACAAATCCCATCATCGCCGGACATTCTTTTGGCGGCAGTATCGGCATCGTCTACTGCGCGCGCGGCAATCTCGTCAAGAAGCTGATCTTGATCGGCAGTGCCGGCATCCGCAAAAAAAATATAAAAAAATACGGATTCTATATCATCGCAAAAATTTTCAAGATCCCATTTGCATTGCCGGGTATGCGCACACTAAGAAACTCCGTGAGAAAATGGTTTTACAAAAAAATTGACTCCGAGGATTATCTGCACGCAGGCGTACTGACCGAAACATATCAAAAAATTATTACTGACGACCTGACACAACGCCTGCAAAAGATCACTGTACCCACAGTGCTGATCTGGGGAGAAAATGACACGGAAACACCGCTCGAAAACGGCAAATTGATGGAGCGACTGATCAAAAATTCTCAATTGCACGTCATTCCTCATGCAGGGCATTATGTGTTTATCGACAATTCTGACGCTTTTGACGATCTATTTTTAACTGCAATTGTATGA
- a CDS encoding NUDIX hydrolase, with amino-acid sequence MKHRIRAAAIIIDEEKILLIKHVHPVTQFTWWVPPGGGVELEDASIIDCVKREVFEETGLQVDVESDLRFIREFFDKTYDTLNIEIFFDARVVGGNLSMEHIAGNGVDEDFIKDVKWCTIADLQNVIVYPEILKDNFGRNAKNIYLGRQRG; translated from the coding sequence ATGAAACATCGTATTCGTGCTGCAGCGATCATTATAGATGAAGAAAAGATCTTACTCATAAAACATGTACATCCCGTGACTCAATTTACCTGGTGGGTCCCGCCAGGTGGCGGTGTTGAATTGGAAGACGCATCAATTATTGATTGTGTGAAACGTGAAGTATTTGAAGAAACAGGATTGCAAGTGGATGTAGAATCAGATCTCAGATTTATACGAGAATTTTTTGATAAGACGTATGATACGCTCAATATAGAAATCTTTTTTGACGCACGCGTCGTCGGTGGCAATTTATCGATGGAACATATCGCAGGAAATGGCGTTGATGAAGACTTTATCAAGGATGTAAAATGGTGCACGATCGCAGATTTGCAAAACGTCATTGTTTATCCCGAAATTCTCAAAGACAATTTTGGCAGAAATGCAAAAAATATTTATCTTGGCAGACAAAGGGGTTAG
- a CDS encoding DUF523 domain-containing protein: MTRLCSACLLGVPCRYNGASKPNEKILVLAKNEMLIPVCPEQLGGLSTPRKPAERCGKCVVARDGEDVTEQFMRGAQEVLKIAKLYDIKSAIFKQCSPSCGCGQIYDGSFTGRIIKGDGITTQLLKENGTEVLSDEDV, translated from the coding sequence ATGACAAGATTATGCAGTGCCTGCTTACTTGGTGTGCCGTGTCGCTATAATGGTGCGAGTAAGCCAAATGAAAAAATTTTAGTATTGGCAAAAAATGAAATGCTAATTCCCGTATGTCCGGAACAACTTGGTGGTTTGTCTACCCCACGCAAACCGGCAGAACGGTGTGGCAAATGTGTTGTTGCACGTGACGGAGAAGATGTGACAGAGCAATTTATGCGTGGAGCACAAGAGGTTTTGAAAATCGCAAAACTTTATGATATAAAAAGTGCAATTTTCAAACAATGCAGCCCGTCATGTGGGTGCGGACAGATCTATGATGGCAGTTTCACAGGAAGGATCATTAAAGGGGATGGCATTACCACGCAATTATTAAAAGAAAATGGTACAGAAGTTTTAAGCGATGAGGATGTGTGA
- a CDS encoding D-alanine--D-alanine ligase family protein: protein MSQNLTIGVFFGSRNPEHDVSIITGQMIIAELKKLNYTVVPVYIDKDGTWFSHDDIGSLKFFTQKDFTDTLKNMPPCEILCNAKNNTLIIKTKSLFSKETVIDLAFPAFHGMNGEDGTIQGLFELSNVPYVGCDVASSAMTMDKIITKQLYKSAQIPTTAFTYFTQDDWDADRDHVLAQIKNLHWPVFIKPARLGSSIGIAKAHDDAELLNACEVALHYDTRIIVEESVENLMDITCAVLGNAQPVPSLVQESTFAGEHFSYEAKYLENGGAQLGNDQSSIVIPARIDKQTTKTVQDMAVEIYKLFGCSGIARVDFLYDKKNATLYANEINTMPGTLYHHLWKASGTDIHTLLQKLINLALDKHKKKNATTATFSSHLLDYAKSIKLQINQ from the coding sequence ATGTCTCAAAATTTAACAATTGGCGTATTTTTTGGCAGTAGAAACCCCGAGCATGATGTATCCATCATCACCGGGCAAATGATCATTGCCGAACTCAAAAAACTCAACTATACTGTCGTGCCTGTCTATATAGACAAGGACGGCACATGGTTTTCTCATGACGATATCGGTTCGCTCAAATTTTTTACGCAGAAAGATTTTACCGATACGCTGAAAAACATGCCTCCATGCGAGATTCTCTGCAATGCAAAGAACAATACCCTAATCATCAAAACCAAAAGTCTTTTCTCCAAAGAAACAGTCATTGATCTGGCCTTTCCGGCTTTTCACGGCATGAATGGCGAGGACGGCACGATCCAAGGCCTCTTTGAATTGAGCAATGTCCCCTACGTCGGCTGCGATGTCGCAAGTTCCGCGATGACCATGGACAAGATCATCACCAAGCAACTCTACAAAAGCGCACAGATCCCCACAACAGCATTTACATATTTTACACAGGATGATTGGGACGCCGACAGAGATCACGTGCTTGCACAGATCAAAAATTTACACTGGCCGGTATTTATCAAGCCCGCACGACTTGGCTCGTCCATCGGTATTGCAAAAGCACATGATGATGCAGAATTGCTCAATGCATGCGAAGTCGCACTACATTATGACACACGCATCATTGTGGAGGAAAGCGTGGAAAATCTCATGGATATCACCTGTGCGGTTCTCGGAAATGCACAACCAGTTCCCTCTCTCGTACAAGAATCCACATTTGCCGGAGAACACTTCAGTTATGAAGCAAAATATCTCGAAAACGGTGGCGCACAGCTCGGCAACGATCAAAGCAGTATCGTGATCCCTGCGCGCATCGACAAGCAAACGACCAAAACCGTACAAGATATGGCTGTAGAAATTTACAAACTATTCGGATGTAGTGGCATCGCACGCGTTGATTTTCTCTACGACAAAAAAAATGCGACATTGTATGCAAATGAGATCAACACGATGCCCGGCACATTGTATCATCATTTATGGAAAGCAAGCGGTACAGATATTCACACGCTATTGCAAAAACTCATCAACCTCGCTCTGGACAAACACAAAAAAAAGAATGCCACGACAGCAACATTCTCTTCACACCTTCTCGACTACGCAAAATCGATCAAACTGCAGATCAATCAATAA
- a CDS encoding carbon-nitrogen hydrolase family protein, which yields MKFNIAVVQFETIRKSPKENLQKAEQFIKKAASSHANIIVFPENFIAGSMEEQFKYFSDSREYCTYFQRLAKKYAIDIVPGSLAEKSMSNLYNTAYYIDAEGKIRSRYRKIHLWHPEKPVFRSGKKVFVFDTRYGKVGLIICWDLFFPEMFRKMLKMGVSTVICPSYWSYGDAGKGLKYNKNSEATLIDSLCIGRAFENEIIFVYCGAVGKIDTNKKQDLLIGHSQITVPFKGVLKKFDHNREQMFVQEVDTAILDDAEHVYRVKTDLS from the coding sequence ATGAAGTTTAACATTGCTGTTGTACAATTTGAAACCATACGAAAATCTCCAAAAGAAAATTTGCAAAAAGCGGAGCAATTTATAAAAAAAGCAGCATCGTCACATGCAAATATTATCGTCTTTCCTGAGAATTTCATCGCTGGATCAATGGAAGAACAATTCAAATATTTCTCCGATTCACGTGAATATTGCACGTATTTTCAACGTCTTGCCAAAAAATATGCAATTGATATCGTTCCGGGTTCACTTGCCGAAAAAAGCATGTCCAATCTTTATAATACTGCCTATTACATTGACGCAGAGGGAAAGATACGATCACGATATCGAAAGATCCACCTTTGGCATCCCGAAAAACCGGTCTTTCGTTCGGGAAAAAAAGTTTTTGTTTTTGATACAAGGTACGGAAAAGTCGGGCTTATCATTTGTTGGGATCTATTTTTTCCTGAAATGTTCAGGAAAATGTTAAAAATGGGGGTTTCGACCGTTATTTGTCCGAGTTATTGGAGTTATGGAGATGCTGGGAAAGGCTTGAAGTATAACAAAAATTCTGAGGCTACACTAATTGATTCGCTTTGTATTGGTAGGGCATTTGAAAATGAAATTATTTTTGTGTATTGTGGCGCTGTTGGAAAAATAGATACAAATAAAAAACAAGATCTATTGATAGGACATTCTCAGATAACAGTACCATTCAAAGGAGTTTTAAAGAAGTTTGACCACAATCGAGAACAGATGTTCGTTCAAGAAGTGGACACTGCTATCCTTGATGATGCTGAACATGTGTATAGGGTTAAGACTGATCTATCTTAA
- a CDS encoding RtcB family protein: MSEDILPEEQTFIQVENIASNKDIFFRYTVALPDVCSKPGRKNASGTTIVSDKYILPQVNDSDPNCGMRLLKTSLTEDNISPEEIRMLFEQLVETVPTKKLVGTYAPFDTIVDICRKGTSVAIDHFGITTRNELSNTQSGGNFFDREMTAQDIFDAIPRLYLHFAQYRLGILGAAGNHFLDLMKVTDIIDPTIAEKFGIAKGQYLFMIHTGSGILGQYTMYTHTAKKREHLSQAIMVALGRMTFNSTKKEIYRKMQKKVARHMSGDQSLLTYDACGPDGELYMNARAAASNFGTANRAVIAHNISQTIKKTLNRDPQMDLIYDLPHISITRENHFDKDVWVHRNNTSRAYGPSKMQHHPVYRDTGEPVFIPSSMSTDAYICVGTDRNAESFYSAPHGTGKGKNINEKSITNKEELFAKMEEKGVRLYNAKSSIVVNQDSARYKNINRVIEGVEANGIAHVVAKMQPVSVIVY; this comes from the coding sequence ATGAGCGAAGATATTTTGCCGGAAGAACAAACATTTATTCAAGTCGAAAACATCGCATCAAATAAAGACATATTCTTCCGTTACACAGTCGCACTGCCTGATGTGTGCTCCAAGCCCGGGCGCAAGAACGCTTCCGGCACAACGATCGTATCGGATAAATATATCCTCCCACAAGTCAATGACTCCGACCCAAACTGTGGCATGCGCCTGCTCAAGACATCTCTTACCGAAGACAATATATCACCGGAAGAGATACGGATGCTATTTGAACAGCTCGTTGAGACAGTCCCTACCAAAAAACTCGTTGGCACATATGCGCCATTTGATACGATCGTGGACATCTGCCGCAAGGGCACATCGGTTGCGATCGATCACTTTGGCATCACCACACGAAATGAATTGTCCAATACACAAAGTGGCGGGAATTTCTTTGATAGAGAAATGACGGCACAAGATATTTTTGACGCGATTCCCCGCCTCTATTTACATTTTGCGCAATATCGCCTCGGTATTCTCGGCGCCGCCGGCAATCATTTCCTCGATCTCATGAAAGTGACCGACATCATCGACCCAACAATCGCAGAAAAATTCGGCATCGCCAAAGGACAATATCTTTTTATGATCCATACGGGTTCCGGCATCTTGGGTCAATACACCATGTACACCCACACCGCAAAAAAACGCGAACATCTCTCACAAGCGATCATGGTCGCACTCGGTCGCATGACATTCAACTCGACCAAAAAAGAGATCTACCGAAAGATGCAAAAGAAAGTCGCACGACACATGTCCGGCGACCAATCATTGCTCACCTATGATGCATGTGGACCTGACGGCGAGCTTTATATGAATGCACGCGCCGCCGCATCAAACTTTGGCACGGCAAACCGTGCCGTGATTGCGCACAATATTTCCCAAACGATCAAAAAAACGCTCAACCGTGATCCACAGATGGATCTCATCTATGATCTCCCTCACATTTCGATCACGCGTGAAAACCACTTTGACAAAGACGTATGGGTACACCGCAACAATACATCCCGCGCCTATGGTCCGAGCAAAATGCAACACCATCCCGTCTACCGTGACACAGGCGAGCCGGTATTTATCCCTTCGTCCATGAGCACTGATGCGTACATATGCGTCGGCACAGACCGTAATGCAGAAAGTTTTTATTCCGCACCGCACGGAACCGGCAAAGGCAAAAATATCAATGAAAAATCCATCACCAACAAAGAAGAGCTCTTTGCCAAAATGGAAGAAAAAGGCGTACGCCTCTATAACGCCAAATCATCCATCGTCGTCAACCAGGACTCCGCACGGTACAAAAACATCAATCGCGTCATCGAAGGCGTCGAAGCAAACGGCATCGCACACGTCGTCGCCAAGATGCAACCGGTGAGCGTGATCGTGTATTAG
- a CDS encoding glycosyltransferase family 4 protein has product MTQNPRKILYVSRPITPPWDEASKNFAYALSREIGTVSPATEIHLITAKQLPELPATVIQERIYKYSQKDFKLSDKIRSLFFQFFHKNTFDITHYFFTPTKSNSWVIKNLLKGRSKTIQTVATLREDLFSDMEMKEMMFGDIITTYSDYAKNKLKALGLVNVHKIYPGIDLTDYQPREKDHTLLESSGFTKDDFIINFTGEYIRLGAMDTVITSFISVAQKIPSARLSLAVRVKNERDAQKKKRVIAKLKENNLLHKVSFHDSGIYKMSDIYNLSDISVFPVSDMRGKFDIPLAVIEAMACGKPVIISDLPILQEFSNDKNSVMIPKNSPKALTTAIIDLYENKEKRETLGKNASAYAHQNFNIQKSAQEYITLYNTL; this is encoded by the coding sequence ATGACCCAAAACCCTAGAAAAATCCTCTATGTTTCCCGCCCGATCACGCCCCCGTGGGATGAGGCGAGCAAGAATTTTGCCTATGCTTTGTCCAGAGAGATCGGCACTGTTTCACCCGCCACAGAAATCCATCTCATAACAGCAAAACAACTGCCGGAACTACCCGCCACTGTCATCCAAGAGAGGATCTACAAATACTCACAAAAAGACTTTAAACTTTCCGACAAGATACGCTCGTTGTTTTTTCAATTTTTCCACAAAAATACCTTTGACATCACACACTATTTCTTTACCCCCACAAAGAGCAATTCATGGGTCATCAAAAATTTGTTGAAAGGCCGATCCAAAACCATCCAAACCGTCGCCACGCTCCGCGAAGACTTGTTTAGCGATATGGAAATGAAAGAAATGATGTTTGGCGATATCATCACCACATATTCGGACTATGCGAAAAATAAACTAAAAGCGCTGGGACTGGTCAATGTCCACAAAATCTACCCGGGCATAGATCTCACCGACTATCAACCGCGAGAAAAAGATCACACTTTGCTGGAAAGTTCCGGTTTTACGAAAGATGATTTCATCATCAATTTTACCGGAGAATACATCCGCCTCGGCGCGATGGACACGGTGATCACGAGCTTTATCAGCGTAGCGCAAAAGATCCCCTCCGCCCGCCTCTCCCTCGCTGTCCGCGTAAAGAACGAAAGAGATGCCCAAAAGAAAAAAAGGGTGATCGCAAAACTCAAAGAAAACAACCTCCTCCACAAGGTGTCATTTCATGACAGTGGCATATATAAGATGAGTGACATCTATAACTTGTCGGACATAAGCGTATTCCCGGTCTCAGACATGCGCGGTAAATTCGATATCCCTCTGGCAGTGATCGAGGCAATGGCCTGTGGCAAGCCGGTCATTATTTCCGATCTGCCGATCCTACAAGAGTTTTCCAATGATAAAAATTCTGTCATGATCCCAAAAAACTCTCCAAAAGCATTGACTACTGCCATCATTGACCTGTACGAGAACAAAGAAAAAAGAGAAACGCTCGGCAAAAACGCTTCCGCATACGCACACCAAAACTTCAACATCCAAAAATCCGCCCAAGAATACATCACACTCTATAATACACTGTAA